Proteins co-encoded in one Euleptes europaea isolate rEulEur1 chromosome 1, rEulEur1.hap1, whole genome shotgun sequence genomic window:
- the SLC26A2 gene encoding sulfate transporter: MAAEANHVHSMFELAEVNDGKPKRRPRVFLEPVERRTDVKAYVTKKVRKACRCTTARAKDQIYSFLPVLKWLPKYNLKENILGDVMSGLIVGILLVPQSIAYSLLAGQEPIYGLYTSFFASIIYFLFGTSRHISVGIFGVLCLMIGEVVDRELHRAGFDLKPNVSSSYHSDVVIYVANSTLGAMNQTSQALCDRSCHAIVVGATVTFIAGVYQVAMGFFQVGFVSVYLSDSLLSGFVTGASFTILTSQAKYLLGLDIPRSNGVGSLVTTWVNIFRNIHKTNLCDLLTSCLCLLVLVPTKELNERFKSKLKAPLPTELLVVVAATLASHFGKLEEKYGSSVAGHIPTGFLPPQPPDWNLIPSLALDAVAIAIIGFAITVSLSEMFAKKHGYAVKANQEMYAIGFCNIIPSFFHCFTTSAALAKTLVKESTGCQTQISGVVTGLVLLLVLLVIAPLFYSLQKCVLGVITIVNLRGALRKFSELPKMWHLSRVDTVIWVVTMLSSALLSTELGLLIGVSFSLLCVIVRTQRPEGKLLGCVPESEIYEPLLAYRNLLTMPSIRVFRFEAPLYYANKEAFKSMLYKLTGVNPLWVLAAKKKAEKQKVRKEMVSSNGNQAAVSVQLVTQPLECHTIVIDCCAVQFLDTAGIQTLKEVHKDYGEIGIRVLLAQCSPSVRDSLSRGQYAKEGEKNLLFHSVHQAVEYALFAYRQNGCYDSEA, encoded by the exons ATGGCAGCAGAAGCCAACCATGTCCATTCCATGTTCGAGCTGGCAGAAGTAAATGATGGCAAGCCAAAGCGTCGTCCCAGAGTCTTCCTGGAGCCGGTCGAAAGACGCACTGATGTCAAGGCCTATGTGACTAAGAAAGTGAGGAAGGCCTGCCGCTGCACTACAGCTAGAGCCAAAGACCAGATCTACAGTTTCCTCCCTGTGCTGAAATGGCTTCCCAAGTACAATCTCAAAGAGAACATCTTGGGAGATGTTATGTCTGGCCTGATTGTGGGAATCTTGCTAGTTCCACAGTCCATTGCTTATTCCCTGCTGGCGGGCCAAGAACCCATCTACGGTCTGTACACGTCCTTCTTTGCAAGCATTATTTATTTCCTGTTTGGAACATCCCGTCATATATCTGTCGGCATTTTTGGTGTGCTCTGCCTGATGATAGGAGAAGTGGTAGATCGCGAGCTAcacagagctgggtttgatttgAAACCCAATGTTTCTAGCAGTTACCATTCAGATGTAGTCATTTATGTAGCTAACAGCACACTGGGGGCCATGAACCAGACTTCGCAAGCGTTGTGTGACAGAAGTTGCCATGCGATTGTCGTTGGTGCCACTGTGACCTTCATAGCTGGAGTTTATCAG GTTGCCATGGGCTTCTTCCAGGTGGGCTTTGTTTCTGTGTACCTCTCTGATTCCTTGCTCAGTGGATTTGTTACAGGAGCTTCCTTCACAATCCTTACTTCACAAGCGAAATATCTCTTGGGCCTAGACATTCCTCGGAGCAATGGCGTCGGCTCCCTAGTAACCACTTGGGTGAACATATTCAGAAACATCCACAAGACCAACCTCTGTGATCTCCTCACCAGCTGCTTATGCCTTCTTGTTCTCGTCCCAACGAAAGAGCTGAATGAGCGGTTCAAGTCCAAACTCAAGGCTCCCTTGCCTACCGAGCTGCTGGTGGTTGTGGCAGCAACACTCGCCTCTCATTTCGGCAAACTGGAAGAGAAGTACGGTTCCAGCGTAGCTGGGCACATTCCAACTGGCTTTTTGCCCCCGCAGCCACCAGACTGGAACCTGATCCCCAGCCTGGCTTTGGATGCGGTGGCCATAGCCATTATTGGCTTTGCTATCACTGTATCTCTGTCAGAGATGTTTGCCAAGAAGCACGGCTACGCGGTGAAAGCCAACCAGGAAATGTACGCCATCGGTTTCTGCAACATCATCCCCTCTTTCTTCCATTGTTTCACGACCAGCGCAGCTCTCGCCAAGACACTTGTCAAGGAATCGACAGGCTGTCAGACTCAGATCTCTGGTGTGGTGACCGGCCTGGTCCTCTTGCTTGTCCTCCTAGTGATCGCTCCTCTGTTCTACTCCCTCCAAAAGTGCGTCCTGGGTGTCATAACCATTGTCAATCTCAGAGGAGCCTTACGGAAGTTCAGCGAGCTGCCCAAAATGTGGCACTTAAGCAGAGTAGACACAGTGATCTGGGTAGTCACTATGTTGTCTTCAGCGTTGTTAAGCACCGAACTTGGGCTTCTGATTGGGGTCTCCTTCTCCTTGCTGTGTGTCATTGTGCGGACGCAGAGACCGGAAGGAAAACTGCTGGGCTGCGTGCCAGAATCTGAAATATATGAACCTCTTCTCGCATACAGGAACCTTCTGACAATGCCGAGCATCAGAGTTTTTCGTTTCGAAGCACCTCTCTACTATGCAAATAAAGAGGCCTTCAAGTCCATGCTGTACAAGCTGACTGGAGTCAACCCTTTGTGGGTgctagcagcaaagaaaaaggcagaaaagcaAAAGGTTCGCAAAGAAATGGTCAGTTCTAATGGAAACCAGGCAGCTGTTTCAGTGCAGCTTGTCACTCAGCCGTTGGAGTGCCATACGATAGTGATTGACTGCTGTGCAGTGCAGTTCTTAGACACAGCTGGGATCCAGACGCTCAAAGAGGTCCACAAGGATTATGGGGAAATTGGCATCCGGGTGCTGCTGGCTCAGTGCAGTCCTTCTGTGAGGGATTCTCTAAGCCGAGGGCAGTATgccaaggagggagagaaaaatctCCTCTTTCACAGTGTGCACCAAGCTGTGGAATATGCATTATTCGCGTACAGGCAGAATGGGTGCTATGACTCTGAAGCCTAG